In Penaeus vannamei isolate JL-2024 chromosome 4, ASM4276789v1, whole genome shotgun sequence, a single window of DNA contains:
- the LOC138860524 gene encoding pro-resilin-like, protein MAFRIFALAALVVVALARPDSPPTYGYSAPTPSYAPAKYDFNYAVNDPPSANDFGHQEARDGDNTQGSYYVLLPDGRVQRVTYSVNGDSGYVAEVTYEGEAQYPTPQATYGPPQPSYSPPTPAYG, encoded by the exons ATGGCATTCAGG ATTTTCGCACTGGCCGCCCTTGTGGTCGTCGCCCTCGCCCGTCCAGACAGCCCGCCTACCTATGGTTACTCTGCTCCCACACCCTCTTACGCACCTgcaaagtacgacttcaactacgccgtcaacgacccaccatctgccaacgacttcggacaccaggaagcccgtgatggcgacaacacacagggatcctactacgtccttCTTCCCGACGGTCGTGTTCAGAGGGTGACCTACTCTGTCAACGGAGACTCCGGTTACGTGGCTGAGGTTACCTACGAAGGAGAGGCTCAATACCCTACTCCACAAGCCACTTACGGGCCTCCTCAGCCTTCCTACAGCCCACCCACACCCGCCTATGGCTAA
- the LOC113814944 gene encoding pro-resilin-like, giving the protein MAFRIFALAALVVVAIARPDSPPTYGYSAPTPSYAPAKYDFNYAVNDPPSANDFGHQEARDGDNTQGSYYVLLPDGRVQRVTYSVNGDSGYVAEVTYEGEAQYPAPQATYGPPQPSYSPPTPAYG; this is encoded by the exons ATGGCATTCAGG ATTTTTGCACTAGCCGCCCTTGTGGTCGTCGCTATCGCCCGTCCAGATAGCCCTCCTACCTATGGCTACTCTGCTCCCACACCCTCTTACGCACCTgcaaagtacgacttcaactacgccgtcaacgacccaccatctgccaacgacttcggacaccaggaagcccgtgatggcgacaacacacagggatcctactacgtccttCTTCCCGACGGTCGTGTGCAGAGGGTGACCTACTCTGTCAACGGAGACTCCGGTTACGTGGCTGAGGTTACCTACGAAGGAGAGGCTCAATACCCTGCTCCACAAGCCACTTACGGGCCTCCTCAGCCTTCTTACAGCCCACCTACACCCGCCTATGGCTAA